From Bos mutus isolate GX-2022 chromosome 5, NWIPB_WYAK_1.1, whole genome shotgun sequence, one genomic window encodes:
- the BCL2L14 gene encoding apoptosis facilitator Bcl-2-like protein 14 isoform X1 encodes MCTASPCDLEEIPLDDEDSDSLEFKILEFYVKHHVFQNTSAILSPKHLRTRSLSQKGPERWPVSEAWTQGPWPCRHSQSSEKAINLTKKKSSWRTLFGVAEKEEDSQSSPPEICAQAQRLGVPQARPRSPKWPRSRSSMDQRLEHKAADPRVVSIANRVAEIVYSWPPPEELHSQGGGFKSKGVLVFQGPQRQSGAESTKKACGSLSQTPVDDEGPSWLLSLQHLEPQGRRFSSHGGALQPQNQTEGEDQIIARIVELLKYSGEQLERELKKDKVLMTCFQDVLSYSVVKTITDQFLRGVDTRGESEVKAQSFKAALAIDVIAKLTTIDNHPMNRVLGFGTKYLKENFSPWIQQHGGWEKILRMPHEEVD; translated from the exons ATGTGCACTGCCAGCCCCTGTGACCTGGAAGAGATCCCCCTGGATGATGAGGACTCAGACAGCTTGGAGTTCAAAATCCTGGAGTTCTATGTCAAACACCACGTCTTCCAGAACACCTCTGCCATCCTCTCACCGAAGCACCTGAGAACAAGGAGTCTGTCCCAGAAAGGGCCAGAGCGCTGGCCAGTGAGTGAGGCATGGACGCAGGGGCCGTGGCCCTGCAGACATTCTCAGTCCAGTGAGAAGGCCATAAACCTCACCAAGAAAAAATCATCCTGGAGGACCCTCTTCGGGGTagcagagaaggaggaagacTCACAGAGCTCGCCTCCAGAAATCTGTGCCCAGGCACAAAGGTTGGGGGTACCTCAGGCCCGTCCTCGGAGTCCGAAATGGCCAAGGTCCCGCTCCAGCATGGACCAGCGCTTAGAGCACAAAG CCGCGGACCCCAGAGTCGTTTCCATTGCCAACCGAGTCGCTGAAATCGTTTATTCCTGGCCGCCGCCAGAAGAGCTCCACAGCCAGGGAGGAGGCTTCAAGTCCAAAGGGGTTCTGGTATTCCAGGGTCCCCAAAGGCAGTCTGGAGCTGAAAGTACCAAGAAAG CCTGTGGTTCTCTTTctcaaaccccagtggacgatgAGGGGCCCAGCTGGCTCTTGAGTTTGCAGCACCTTGAGCCACAAGGCAGAAGATTCTCCAGTCATGGCGGTGCCCTCCAACCCCAGAACCAGACTG AAGGAGAAGACCAAATAATAGCCAGAATTGTTGAGCTGCTGAAATATTCGGGGGAGCAGTTGGAAAGAGAG TTGAAGAAAGACAAGGTTTTGATGACCTGCTTCCAGGATGTGTTATCCTATTCTGTTGTCAAGACCATCACAGACCAGTTCCTAAGGGGCGTGGACACCAGGGGAGAATCAGAGGTCAAAGCTCAGAGCTTTAAAGCTGCTCTTGCAATAGATGTCATAGCCAAGCTCACGACCATCGACAACCACCCCATGAACAGGGTGCTGGGTTTTGGAACCAAGTACCTGAAAGAGAATTTCTCGCCCTGGATCCAGCAGCATGGTGGATGG GAGAAAATACTTAGGATGCCACACGAAGAAGTAGACTGA
- the BCL2L14 gene encoding apoptosis facilitator Bcl-2-like protein 14 isoform X2, with translation MCTASPCDLEEIPLDDEDSDSLEFKILEFYVKHHVFQNTSAILSPKHLRTRSLSQKGPERWPVSEAWTQGPWPCRHSQSSEKAINLTKKKSSWRTLFGVAEKEEDSQSSPPEICAQAQRLGVPQARPRSPKWPRSRSSMDQRLEHKAADPRVVSIANRVAEIVYSWPPPEELHSQGGGFKSKGVLVFQGPQRQSGAESTKKVDDEGPSWLLSLQHLEPQGRRFSSHGGALQPQNQTEGEDQIIARIVELLKYSGEQLERELKKDKVLMTCFQDVLSYSVVKTITDQFLRGVDTRGESEVKAQSFKAALAIDVIAKLTTIDNHPMNRVLGFGTKYLKENFSPWIQQHGGWEKILRMPHEEVD, from the exons ATGTGCACTGCCAGCCCCTGTGACCTGGAAGAGATCCCCCTGGATGATGAGGACTCAGACAGCTTGGAGTTCAAAATCCTGGAGTTCTATGTCAAACACCACGTCTTCCAGAACACCTCTGCCATCCTCTCACCGAAGCACCTGAGAACAAGGAGTCTGTCCCAGAAAGGGCCAGAGCGCTGGCCAGTGAGTGAGGCATGGACGCAGGGGCCGTGGCCCTGCAGACATTCTCAGTCCAGTGAGAAGGCCATAAACCTCACCAAGAAAAAATCATCCTGGAGGACCCTCTTCGGGGTagcagagaaggaggaagacTCACAGAGCTCGCCTCCAGAAATCTGTGCCCAGGCACAAAGGTTGGGGGTACCTCAGGCCCGTCCTCGGAGTCCGAAATGGCCAAGGTCCCGCTCCAGCATGGACCAGCGCTTAGAGCACAAAG CCGCGGACCCCAGAGTCGTTTCCATTGCCAACCGAGTCGCTGAAATCGTTTATTCCTGGCCGCCGCCAGAAGAGCTCCACAGCCAGGGAGGAGGCTTCAAGTCCAAAGGGGTTCTGGTATTCCAGGGTCCCCAAAGGCAGTCTGGAGCTGAAAGTACCAAGAAAG tggacgatgAGGGGCCCAGCTGGCTCTTGAGTTTGCAGCACCTTGAGCCACAAGGCAGAAGATTCTCCAGTCATGGCGGTGCCCTCCAACCCCAGAACCAGACTG AAGGAGAAGACCAAATAATAGCCAGAATTGTTGAGCTGCTGAAATATTCGGGGGAGCAGTTGGAAAGAGAG TTGAAGAAAGACAAGGTTTTGATGACCTGCTTCCAGGATGTGTTATCCTATTCTGTTGTCAAGACCATCACAGACCAGTTCCTAAGGGGCGTGGACACCAGGGGAGAATCAGAGGTCAAAGCTCAGAGCTTTAAAGCTGCTCTTGCAATAGATGTCATAGCCAAGCTCACGACCATCGACAACCACCCCATGAACAGGGTGCTGGGTTTTGGAACCAAGTACCTGAAAGAGAATTTCTCGCCCTGGATCCAGCAGCATGGTGGATGG GAGAAAATACTTAGGATGCCACACGAAGAAGTAGACTGA